In Bradyrhizobium sp. CCBAU 051011, the following are encoded in one genomic region:
- a CDS encoding ABC transporter ATP-binding protein — MNEARKDDTILDVKNLQTVFFTSSGLFRAVDDVSFNVRRGETLAIVGESGCGKSVTALSVMRLVPDPPGRVVGGKVTLEGTDLLSLDEAEMRKIRGNRISMIFQEPMTSLNPVMRIGDQITEVLRLHQEMTSKAAWAKAVEMLRLVRIPEPERRAQEYPHQLSGGMRQRAMIAMALACRPALLIADEPTTALDVTIQAQILALIVDLQKTLGTGLILITHDLGVVAQTAQRVIVMYAGKKVEEATVEDLFENPKHPYTRGLMASMPAVISFGARTDARLNEIPGMVPSLTNLPPGCAFAPRCSLAVDRCRAEYPPLQEVDGDHFAACWRAAELVGAP; from the coding sequence ATGAACGAGGCGCGTAAGGACGACACCATTCTCGATGTGAAGAACCTGCAGACGGTGTTCTTCACCAGTTCCGGCCTGTTCCGGGCGGTCGACGACGTCTCGTTCAACGTCCGCCGCGGCGAGACGCTGGCGATCGTCGGCGAATCCGGTTGCGGCAAGAGCGTGACCGCGCTCTCGGTGATGCGGCTGGTGCCGGATCCGCCCGGCCGCGTGGTCGGCGGCAAAGTCACATTGGAGGGCACCGATCTCCTCAGCCTTGATGAAGCCGAGATGCGCAAGATCCGCGGTAACCGGATCTCGATGATCTTTCAGGAGCCGATGACCTCGCTCAATCCGGTGATGCGGATCGGCGACCAGATCACCGAAGTGCTGCGCCTGCACCAGGAGATGACGTCGAAGGCTGCCTGGGCCAAGGCAGTTGAGATGCTTCGTCTCGTCCGCATTCCCGAGCCGGAGCGGCGCGCGCAGGAATACCCGCATCAGCTCTCCGGCGGCATGCGCCAGCGCGCGATGATCGCGATGGCGCTGGCATGCCGACCGGCGCTGCTGATCGCGGACGAGCCGACCACCGCGCTCGACGTGACGATCCAGGCGCAGATCCTGGCACTGATCGTCGATCTGCAGAAGACGCTCGGCACCGGGCTGATCCTGATCACGCACGACCTCGGCGTGGTGGCGCAGACCGCGCAGCGCGTCATCGTGATGTATGCCGGCAAGAAGGTCGAGGAAGCGACGGTAGAGGATTTGTTCGAGAATCCCAAACACCCCTACACGCGCGGCCTGATGGCCTCGATGCCGGCGGTGATTTCCTTCGGCGCCAGGACCGACGCGCGGCTGAACGAGATTCCCGGTATGGTGCCGTCGCTGACCAACCTGCCGCCGGGCTGCGCCTTTGCCCCGCGCTGCAGCCTCGCCGTTGACCGCTGCCGCGCCGAATATCCGCCGCTGCAGGAAGTCGATGGCGACCACTTCGCCGCGTGTTGGCGCGCGGCCGAGTTGGTGGGTGCGCCATGA